Proteins found in one Herbiconiux sp. A18JL235 genomic segment:
- the rbfA gene encoding 30S ribosome-binding factor RbfA produces the protein MADPQRAAKMADRIKEIVARRLEKGIKDPRLGFVTITDVRVTGDLQHASIFYTVYGDEKERADSAAALKSATGMLRSEVGKNITARLTPSLEFIADALPENAKVLDDLLAEARARDAQVEGLAKGAQYAGEADPYVKPKTLDEDD, from the coding sequence ATGGCTGATCCTCAGAGGGCTGCGAAGATGGCGGATCGGATCAAGGAGATCGTGGCGCGGAGGTTGGAGAAGGGGATCAAGGATCCCCGGCTCGGCTTCGTGACGATCACGGATGTGCGGGTGACGGGAGATCTGCAGCACGCGTCGATCTTCTACACCGTGTACGGCGACGAGAAGGAGCGGGCCGACTCGGCTGCGGCGCTGAAGTCGGCGACCGGGATGCTCCGCAGCGAGGTGGGCAAGAACATCACCGCGCGGCTCACGCCGTCGCTCGAGTTCATCGCCGACGCGCTGCCCGAGAACGCGAAGGTGCTCGACGACCTGCTCGCCGAGGCCCGCGCGCGCGACGCCCAGGTCGAAGGCCTCGCCAAGGGCGCCCAGTACGCCGGCGAAGCCGACCCCTACGTCAAGCCCAAGACCCTCGACGAAGACGACTGA
- a CDS encoding A/G-specific adenine glycosylase, with translation MPASAAPREEFARLVVDWFTVHARDLPWRRPGFPPWGTLVSEFMLQQTPVVRVIPRLEEWLRRWPTPADLAAEPPGEAVRAWESLGYPRRALRLHACAVAIAERHDNAVPDDVDALLDLPGVGDYTARAVAVFAFGSRHPVVDTNIRRVIARAVDGLPDAPAPNARRDLPAMTALLPASDDDAARFNAGMMELGALVCTARSPKCESCPLASVCAWRAAGYPETEVARRPVQKKYEGSDRQARGVVLRELRAVDGPVRHERLRAALPEAARLGRALEGLLADGLVVAVGDDLYALP, from the coding sequence ATGCCCGCATCCGCAGCACCGCGCGAGGAGTTCGCGCGTCTCGTGGTCGACTGGTTCACCGTGCACGCCCGCGATCTGCCGTGGCGCCGGCCCGGCTTTCCGCCGTGGGGCACGCTGGTGAGCGAGTTCATGCTGCAGCAGACGCCCGTGGTGCGGGTCATCCCGCGTCTCGAGGAGTGGCTGCGACGCTGGCCCACGCCGGCCGACCTCGCGGCGGAGCCCCCCGGCGAGGCGGTGCGCGCCTGGGAGTCGCTCGGCTATCCGCGCCGCGCCCTGCGACTTCACGCCTGTGCCGTCGCGATCGCCGAGCGTCACGACAACGCCGTACCCGACGACGTCGACGCGCTGCTCGATCTCCCGGGCGTGGGCGACTACACGGCGCGTGCGGTGGCCGTGTTCGCGTTCGGTTCGCGCCATCCGGTCGTCGACACGAACATCCGCCGGGTGATCGCGCGGGCGGTCGACGGGCTTCCGGATGCACCGGCACCCAACGCGAGGAGAGACCTGCCCGCGATGACCGCCCTGCTGCCCGCCTCCGACGACGACGCGGCGCGGTTCAACGCGGGGATGATGGAACTCGGGGCGCTGGTGTGCACGGCTCGCTCCCCGAAGTGCGAGAGCTGTCCGCTGGCGTCGGTGTGCGCGTGGCGCGCCGCCGGCTACCCGGAGACGGAGGTCGCGCGCAGGCCCGTGCAGAAGAAGTACGAGGGCTCCGACCGGCAGGCGCGCGGTGTCGTGCTGCGCGAGCTGCGCGCCGTCGACGGGCCCGTGCGGCACGAGCGGCTGCGCGCCGCACTCCCCGAGGCGGCACGCCTCGGTCGCGCCCTCGAGGGACTCCTCGCCGACGGCCTCGTCGTTGCCGTCGGCGACGACCTGTACGCCCTCCCGTAG
- the truB gene encoding tRNA pseudouridine(55) synthase TruB, giving the protein MKNATSTASGILLVDKTGGMTSHDVVSRTRRLAGTRKVGHAGTLDPMATGLLILGVNSSTRLLTYVVGLDKEYLATVRLGVVTTTDDAEGEALGEPAGDGLLAGVTDARLAAAFAGQTGEIEQVPSSVSAIKVDGKRAYARVRSGEDVVLAARRVTIAEIELLGAPRRAVADDGTPGTGAEVVDVDVRVVCSSGTYIRAIARDVGAALGVGGHLTALRRTRIGPFSVDDAHSLDELGSVVESGASVPLIAAAAAAETLFPVWRLDEAQAVALGHGQRVEAPEDVRASAQGSTPVAAIAPGGALLGLVEVTGRTAKSVVNFPPDEREVTA; this is encoded by the coding sequence GTGAAAAACGCGACGAGCACGGCAAGCGGCATCCTGCTCGTCGACAAGACCGGCGGCATGACGAGCCATGACGTGGTCTCACGCACCCGGCGCCTCGCCGGCACCCGCAAGGTCGGGCACGCCGGCACCCTCGACCCGATGGCGACGGGCCTGCTCATCCTCGGCGTCAACAGCTCGACCCGCCTGCTCACCTACGTGGTCGGCCTCGACAAGGAGTACCTCGCCACCGTGCGGCTCGGCGTGGTCACCACCACCGACGACGCCGAGGGGGAAGCCCTCGGCGAACCCGCGGGCGACGGGCTCCTCGCCGGGGTGACGGATGCGCGCCTCGCCGCCGCCTTCGCCGGCCAGACCGGAGAGATCGAGCAGGTGCCGAGCTCGGTGAGCGCCATCAAGGTCGACGGCAAGCGGGCCTACGCGCGCGTGCGATCGGGGGAGGACGTCGTGCTCGCCGCGCGGCGCGTCACGATCGCCGAGATCGAGCTGCTGGGCGCTCCGCGCCGTGCGGTCGCCGACGACGGAACGCCCGGCACTGGTGCAGAGGTCGTCGACGTCGACGTGCGGGTGGTCTGCTCCTCGGGCACGTACATCCGCGCCATCGCGCGTGACGTCGGCGCCGCGCTCGGCGTCGGGGGGCACCTCACCGCGCTGCGACGCACGCGCATCGGGCCGTTCTCGGTCGACGATGCGCACTCCCTCGACGAGCTCGGCTCCGTCGTGGAGTCGGGCGCATCCGTACCGCTCATCGCCGCTGCGGCGGCCGCCGAGACGCTGTTCCCGGTCTGGCGGCTCGACGAGGCGCAGGCCGTCGCGCTCGGCCACGGGCAGCGGGTGGAGGCGCCGGAGGACGTGCGCGCCTCGGCTCAGGGCAGCACTCCCGTCGCGGCGATCGCTCCCGGTGGCGCCCTGCTCGGCCTCGTCGAGGTGACGGGCCGTACGGCCAAGAGCGTCGTCAACTTTCCGCCCGACGAACGCGAGGTGACGGCGTGA